A section of the Deinococcus taeanensis genome encodes:
- a CDS encoding YraN family protein, producing MKGADAEDRAEAHLGTLGRVIVARNYRIPGGEIDLVSREADGTLVFTEVRQRRGARFGSAAESVTARKLTLMQRAALAYLTRELGRDDLPCRLEVLTIDGSAAAGVLAVHPVE from the coding sequence ATGAAGGGCGCCGACGCCGAGGACCGCGCCGAGGCGCACCTGGGGACGCTGGGGCGGGTGATCGTGGCCCGCAATTACCGCATTCCAGGTGGGGAGATTGATCTGGTGTCCAGGGAGGCGGACGGCACGCTGGTGTTCACGGAGGTGCGCCAGCGGCGTGGGGCGCGCTTCGGGTCGGCGGCCGAGTCCGTCACGGCGCGCAAACTGACCCTGATGCAGCGGGCCGCACTGGCCTACCTGACACGCGAGCTGGGCCGGGACGACCTGCCGTGCCGGCTGGAGGTCCTGACCATCGACGGTTCAGCCGCGGCCGGCGTACTGGCCGTGCACCCCGTGGAGTGA
- a CDS encoding acyl-CoA-binding protein: protein MNSFEQAQQDVQALSRKPGNDVLLKLYALYKQGTAGDVSGDRPGSFDFVGGAKYDAWAQLRGMSQEDAQREYVTLVATLKAHS from the coding sequence ATGAATTCATTCGAACAGGCGCAGCAGGACGTTCAGGCACTCAGCCGCAAACCCGGCAACGACGTGCTGCTCAAGCTCTACGCCCTCTACAAACAGGGTACGGCCGGTGACGTGAGTGGCGACCGCCCGGGGAGTTTCGACTTCGTGGGCGGCGCCAAATACGACGCCTGGGCACAGCTGCGGGGCATGAGCCAGGAGGACGCTCAGCGCGAGTACGTCACCCTGGTGGCCACCCTCAAAGCCCACAGCTGA
- the folK gene encoding 2-amino-4-hydroxy-6-hydroxymethyldihydropteridine diphosphokinase, whose translation MTVPAPGTDATIALGANLGDPLSTLRGAAAALSRLGTVSAWSRLYRTAPVGGPPGQPDYLNAAVLLRTTLPARDLLRGLHSLEAQAGRQRRERWEARVLDLDLITYGTLVHTTADLTVPHPRAWDRAFVLAPLNDLNPHLPHPRTGETVAAALARADRRGLQVHADTWFPAQ comes from the coding sequence GTGACGGTTCCGGCGCCAGGCACCGACGCCACCATCGCGCTGGGCGCCAACCTGGGTGACCCACTGAGCACCCTGCGCGGCGCCGCAGCTGCCCTGTCCCGCCTCGGCACAGTCAGTGCCTGGTCCCGCCTGTACCGCACCGCCCCCGTCGGCGGCCCTCCCGGGCAGCCGGACTACCTGAACGCCGCCGTGCTGCTGCGCACCACCCTGCCCGCCCGGGACCTCCTGCGGGGCCTGCACAGCCTGGAAGCCCAGGCGGGCCGGCAGCGCCGCGAACGCTGGGAGGCCCGCGTGCTGGACCTGGACCTCATTACCTACGGCACCCTGGTGCACACCACAGCGGACCTGACCGTGCCGCACCCCCGCGCCTGGGACCGCGCGTTCGTCCTGGCCCCCCTCAATGACCTGAACCCGCACCTGCCGCACCCCCGGACCGGGGAGACCGTCGCGGCCGCCCTGGCCCGCGCGGACCGCCGCGGCCTGCAGGTGCACGCGGACACCTGGTTCCCCGCGCAATAG
- the menC gene encoding o-succinylbenzoate synthase, protein MFKIEAAELLVVRLPLKFRFETSFGVQTEKVVPLLVLHGEGIQGVSEGTMEFAPMYREETIAGALHLLREVFLPRVLGRSFANPEALNDALGSFRGNRMARAMVEMAAWDLWARQLGVPLGQLLGGRKEQVEVGVSLGIQPDEAATVDVVRRHVEQGYRRIKLKIKPGWDVQPVRAVREAFADIRLTVDANSAYTLADTGRLRALDAFNLTYIEQPLAWDDLVDHAELQRRLSTPLCLDESVASAQDARKGLGLGAGGVINVKVSRVGGHAEARRVHDVAQAFGAPVWCGGMLESGIGRAHNIHLSTLPNFTLPGDTSSASRYWEQDVIVEPLEAVDGLMAVPAGAGTGVTLNREFVARVAEVQEEVRA, encoded by the coding sequence ATGTTCAAGATTGAAGCGGCAGAACTGCTGGTTGTGCGTCTTCCCCTGAAGTTCCGGTTCGAAACGAGCTTTGGGGTTCAGACCGAGAAGGTCGTGCCCCTGCTCGTGCTGCACGGTGAGGGCATACAGGGCGTCTCGGAAGGCACCATGGAGTTCGCGCCGATGTACCGGGAGGAAACGATTGCCGGGGCCCTGCACCTGCTGCGCGAGGTGTTCCTGCCGCGCGTGCTGGGCCGGTCCTTCGCGAACCCGGAGGCGTTGAATGACGCGCTCGGGTCGTTCCGGGGCAACCGCATGGCGCGCGCCATGGTGGAGATGGCCGCCTGGGATCTCTGGGCGCGGCAGCTGGGCGTGCCGCTCGGGCAGCTGCTCGGGGGCCGCAAGGAGCAGGTGGAGGTGGGCGTGAGCCTGGGCATCCAGCCGGACGAAGCTGCCACCGTGGACGTGGTGCGCCGCCACGTGGAGCAGGGGTACCGGCGCATCAAGCTGAAGATCAAACCCGGCTGGGATGTGCAGCCGGTGCGGGCCGTGCGGGAAGCCTTTGCGGACATTCGCCTGACCGTGGATGCCAACAGCGCGTACACCCTGGCCGACACCGGGCGGCTGCGGGCCCTGGATGCGTTCAACCTCACATACATCGAGCAGCCGCTCGCCTGGGATGATCTGGTGGACCATGCGGAGTTGCAGCGCCGCCTGAGCACGCCACTGTGCCTGGATGAAAGTGTGGCGAGTGCCCAGGACGCCCGCAAGGGCCTGGGTCTGGGCGCGGGCGGCGTCATCAACGTGAAGGTGTCGCGCGTGGGGGGACATGCCGAGGCCCGGCGGGTGCACGACGTGGCCCAGGCCTTTGGGGCGCCGGTGTGGTGCGGCGGGATGCTGGAGAGTGGCATCGGGCGGGCGCACAATATTCACCTGTCGACCCTGCCGAATTTCACGCTGCCCGGAGACACCAGCAGCGCCAGCCGCTACTGGGAGCAGGACGTGATCGTCGAACCGCTGGAGGCTGTGGACGGCCTGATGGCGGTGCCGGCCGGGGCAGGAACGGGCGTGACCCTGAACAGGGAGTTCGTGGCGCG
- a CDS encoding HAD family hydrolase produces MSVWPWRPAGVLFDMDGVLTANNLHHRRAWQEVALEELGLALTEEDLDTKVDGGRNPEILERLTGVYPDDALAARFHEAKEGRYRTLAAGALREVRGLSAYLDALDERGIPFALVTSADAVNVAFGMEQLGFGARFRTRVLGEDVTRGKPHPEPFLLGAQRLGLNAAECLAHEDAVNGVRSAAGAGCRVVALTTTAPESALRAAGATLAVPDFTGWAAWLA; encoded by the coding sequence GTGAGCGTGTGGCCGTGGCGGCCGGCGGGGGTGCTGTTCGACATGGACGGCGTGCTTACCGCGAACAACCTGCACCACCGGCGGGCGTGGCAGGAGGTTGCGCTGGAGGAACTGGGTCTGGCCCTGACCGAGGAGGATCTGGACACCAAGGTGGATGGGGGGCGCAATCCGGAGATTCTTGAGCGGCTCACCGGGGTCTACCCGGATGACGCGCTGGCCGCCCGGTTCCACGAGGCGAAGGAAGGCCGCTACCGCACCCTGGCGGCGGGGGCGCTGCGGGAGGTGCGGGGCCTGAGCGCTTACCTGGACGCCCTGGATGAGCGGGGCATTCCGTTCGCGCTGGTCACGAGTGCCGACGCGGTGAACGTGGCGTTCGGCATGGAGCAGCTGGGATTCGGAGCGCGCTTCCGCACGCGGGTGCTGGGGGAGGACGTCACGAGGGGTAAACCGCACCCGGAGCCGTTCCTGCTGGGGGCCCAGCGGCTTGGCCTGAACGCTGCGGAATGCCTGGCGCATGAGGACGCCGTCAACGGGGTGCGCAGCGCGGCGGGCGCGGGGTGCCGGGTGGTGGCCCTGACGACCACGGCGCCTGAGTCGGCCCTGCGGGCGGCCGGGGCGACGCTGGCGGTGCCGGACTTTACGGGCTGGGCCGCGTGGCTCGCCTGA
- a CDS encoding ImmA/IrrE family metallo-endopeptidase, translating into MKALASQYGARLPGLDTHSLMDGLDGVQLTFMPMGDRDGAYDPEHHVILINSRTRPERQRFTLAHEISHALLLGDDDLLSDLHDAFEGDRLEQVIETLCNVGAAALLIPPALVQEMLDRFGPTGRALGELARRADVSASTALYTLAEITTAPVLYAVCAVSRLSDEDGEDGGKGLTVRVSSGAPGVKYSLRPGTPIPETHPVAVALDTRLPLAEDSFVPFRSGRRMPARVDAFPDRHRVMVSFLLRDRAEKDAVKEDA; encoded by the coding sequence ATGAAGGCCCTGGCCTCGCAGTACGGTGCCCGTCTGCCCGGCCTGGATACCCACAGCCTGATGGACGGTCTGGACGGCGTGCAGCTGACCTTCATGCCGATGGGCGACCGTGACGGTGCGTACGACCCGGAACACCACGTGATTCTGATCAACAGCCGCACGCGGCCAGAACGGCAGCGCTTCACACTGGCGCACGAAATCAGCCACGCCCTGCTTCTTGGGGATGACGACCTGCTCAGTGACCTGCACGACGCGTTCGAAGGTGACCGTCTGGAGCAGGTGATAGAGACGCTCTGCAACGTGGGGGCGGCCGCCCTGCTGATTCCTCCGGCCCTGGTTCAGGAGATGCTGGACCGGTTCGGCCCCACAGGACGCGCCCTGGGTGAACTGGCCCGCCGCGCGGATGTCAGTGCCAGCACCGCGCTGTACACGCTGGCGGAAATCACCACTGCGCCCGTGCTGTACGCCGTGTGCGCCGTGAGCCGCCTGAGCGACGAGGACGGCGAGGACGGCGGCAAGGGCCTGACGGTCCGCGTGAGCAGTGGTGCGCCCGGCGTGAAGTACTCGCTGAGGCCTGGCACGCCCATTCCCGAGACGCACCCGGTGGCGGTCGCCCTCGACACGCGCCTGCCCCTGGCCGAGGACAGTTTCGTGCCCTTCCGGTCCGGGCGGCGCATGCCGGCCCGCGTGGACGCCTTCCCGGACCGGCACCGCGTCATGGTCAGTTTCCTGCTGCGGGACCGTGCCGAGAAGGACGCCGTCAAGGAAGACGCGTGA
- the folB gene encoding dihydroneopterin aldolase, whose product MSRVVLQGLEFHARHGVYDTEGVLGARFVVDAELHYAFAGLTDHLSEAVNYAEVYAAIQEEVTVPRHQLIEVLTDRIARRVLRDQPRLAAVTVRVHKPFAPLPGVFRDVYAELRLNRDDL is encoded by the coding sequence ATGAGCCGCGTTGTTCTGCAGGGCCTGGAATTTCACGCACGGCACGGCGTATACGACACCGAAGGCGTGCTGGGCGCCCGGTTCGTGGTGGACGCCGAACTGCACTACGCCTTCGCTGGCCTGACCGACCACCTGAGTGAAGCGGTGAACTACGCCGAGGTGTACGCCGCCATTCAGGAGGAGGTCACCGTGCCCCGCCACCAGCTGATCGAGGTGCTCACCGACCGGATTGCCCGCCGCGTGCTGCGCGACCAGCCGCGGCTCGCAGCGGTCACGGTGCGGGTGCACAAACCCTTCGCGCCGCTGCCCGGCGTCTTCCGAGACGTCTACGCGGAACTCAGGCTCAATCGCGATGACCTGTGA
- a CDS encoding double-stranded RNA binding motif domain-containing protein: protein MNAKGDLIARAMSLGLGAPVFDVTTDGPPHERVFHVTIRIGGELLGEGGAGRSKKDAERVAAESALRVLDGEPMEPEDEAEHRPAEDGPGGRWPIYAAVLEAALETAVEFADEDASLDDVRRDAARLYRELLGELGHGPEAG, encoded by the coding sequence ATGAACGCGAAGGGTGACCTGATTGCGCGCGCCATGAGTTTGGGGCTGGGCGCGCCGGTGTTTGACGTGACGACCGACGGACCCCCGCACGAGCGGGTGTTCCACGTGACCATCCGGATCGGCGGGGAGCTGCTGGGTGAGGGCGGTGCGGGCCGCAGCAAGAAGGACGCCGAGCGGGTTGCGGCCGAGTCGGCCCTGCGGGTCCTGGACGGGGAGCCCATGGAGCCCGAGGATGAGGCCGAGCACCGCCCGGCGGAGGACGGGCCGGGGGGCCGGTGGCCGATCTACGCCGCGGTGCTGGAAGCGGCGCTGGAGACCGCGGTGGAATTCGCGGATGAGGACGCCTCGCTGGATGACGTGCGCCGGGACGCCGCGCGGCTGTACCGGGAGCTGCTGGGTGAACTTGGACACGGCCCGGAGGCCGGGTGA
- the uvrB gene encoding excinuclease ABC subunit UvrB, which yields MLNVKSAFQPSGDQPTAIRSLVDGLDSGLRFQTLLGATGTGKTYAMAKVIEETQRPALIMAPNKILTAQLASEFREFFPDAAVEFFISYYDYYQPEAYVPGKDLFIEKDASVNQEIERLRHSTTRSLLTRRDTIVVASVSCIYGLGDPKEYTALNAILKKGGSMPRDELLARLVNMQYERNDIELMPGRFSVKGEIVTVWPAYDEQPLRIELWGDDVERISVVHPLTGDRLADLDATVVYPAKHYVSSAGNIERAIVTIQQELDERLEYFSSVGKLLEAQRLKERTLYDLEMLKVLGYCSGIENYSRHIDGRATGATPYTMLDYFPDDFLTFIDESHVTVPQIGGMANGDRARKQTLVDYGFRLPSAMDNRPLNFDEFLAKTGQTVFVSATPGAFEREHSDSIADQIIRPTGLVDPPVTVRPINGQIEDLLGRVRDRSARGERTLVTTLTKRMSEDLTEYLLEKGVKARYMHSDIDSVERQVIIRDLRLGHYDVLVGINLLREGLDLPEVSLVAILDADKPGFLRSERALIQTIGRAARNVHGEVILYGDTITPAMRYAMDETQRRREKQMAYNEEHGITPTTIIKGVRDVIRGEEQPTEISDATVGDDRDALTTQLTDLELDMWQASEDLDFERAASLRDQIRAIEAKLQGKEFQQATVPGQKVRRKGRR from the coding sequence ATGCTCAACGTCAAGTCCGCGTTTCAACCCTCAGGTGACCAGCCCACCGCGATCCGTTCCCTGGTGGACGGCCTCGACTCGGGTCTGCGCTTCCAGACGCTGCTCGGCGCGACCGGCACCGGCAAGACCTACGCCATGGCGAAGGTCATTGAGGAGACGCAGCGGCCCGCGCTGATCATGGCGCCCAACAAGATCCTCACGGCGCAGCTCGCCAGTGAATTCCGGGAGTTCTTCCCGGACGCCGCGGTGGAGTTCTTCATCTCGTACTACGACTACTACCAGCCCGAGGCGTACGTGCCGGGCAAGGACCTGTTCATCGAGAAAGACGCCAGCGTGAACCAGGAGATCGAGCGACTGCGGCACTCCACCACCCGCAGTCTGCTCACGCGGCGCGACACCATCGTCGTGGCCAGCGTGTCGTGCATCTACGGCCTGGGCGACCCGAAAGAGTACACCGCGCTCAATGCCATCCTGAAAAAGGGCGGCAGCATGCCCCGCGACGAACTGCTGGCGCGGCTGGTGAACATGCAGTACGAACGCAACGACATTGAACTCATGCCCGGGCGTTTCAGCGTGAAGGGCGAGATCGTGACCGTCTGGCCCGCGTACGACGAGCAGCCTCTGCGGATCGAACTGTGGGGGGACGACGTGGAACGCATCAGTGTGGTGCACCCCCTCACCGGGGACCGCCTTGCGGATCTGGACGCCACGGTCGTGTACCCCGCCAAGCATTACGTGAGCAGTGCCGGGAACATCGAGCGCGCCATCGTGACCATTCAGCAGGAACTCGATGAACGGCTCGAGTACTTCAGTTCGGTGGGCAAACTTCTTGAAGCCCAGCGGCTGAAAGAACGCACCCTCTACGACCTGGAAATGCTGAAGGTCCTCGGGTACTGCTCCGGGATCGAGAACTACTCCCGTCACATTGATGGCCGCGCGACCGGCGCCACGCCGTACACCATGCTGGACTACTTCCCCGATGACTTCCTGACCTTCATTGACGAATCGCACGTCACCGTTCCGCAGATCGGCGGCATGGCCAACGGGGACCGCGCCCGCAAACAGACCCTCGTGGATTACGGCTTCCGGCTGCCCTCTGCCATGGACAACCGCCCTCTGAACTTCGACGAGTTCCTCGCGAAGACCGGACAGACGGTGTTCGTGTCGGCCACCCCCGGCGCGTTCGAGCGGGAGCACAGCGACAGCATCGCCGACCAGATCATCCGCCCCACGGGCCTGGTGGACCCGCCCGTCACCGTGCGGCCCATCAACGGCCAGATCGAGGACCTGCTGGGCCGCGTGCGGGACCGCAGCGCCAGGGGCGAACGCACCCTGGTCACCACCCTCACCAAGCGGATGTCCGAGGACCTCACCGAGTACCTGCTCGAGAAAGGCGTGAAGGCCCGGTACATGCACAGTGACATCGACTCGGTGGAACGCCAGGTGATCATCCGCGACCTGCGCCTGGGGCACTACGACGTGCTGGTCGGCATCAACCTGCTGCGTGAGGGCCTGGACCTGCCCGAGGTGTCCCTGGTGGCCATCCTCGACGCGGACAAGCCCGGCTTCCTGCGCAGCGAACGCGCCCTGATCCAGACGATCGGGCGCGCGGCGCGCAACGTGCACGGCGAGGTCATCCTGTACGGGGACACCATCACGCCCGCCATGCGCTACGCGATGGACGAGACGCAGCGCCGCCGTGAGAAGCAGATGGCGTACAACGAGGAGCACGGGATCACGCCCACCACCATCATCAAGGGCGTGCGCGACGTGATCCGCGGTGAGGAGCAGCCCACCGAGATCAGCGACGCGACGGTCGGCGACGACCGTGACGCCCTCACCACCCAGCTCACGGACCTGGAACTCGACATGTGGCAGGCCAGCGAGGACCTGGACTTCGAGCGGGCCGCGAGCCTGCGCGACCAGATCCGCGCCATCGAGGCGAAGCTGCAGGGGAAGGAATTCCAGCAGGCCACAGTGCCCGGGCAGAAGGTGCGCCGCAAAGGCCGCCGCTGA
- the folP gene encoding dihydropteroate synthase, translating to MTHTLTFRRPVPGAERSASGWHLTWQGTAVMGILNVTPDSFSDGGRHAPLPAALAAARSMLEAGVLFLDVGGESTRPGAEPVPAAAELDRVLPLIRALADSGVVISVDTMKPEVAHEALKAGAHLINDVTGLRDPEMIRVCIQAGAPACLMHMQGEPRTMQLHPHYDDVVSEVHGWLRAQAQAALAAGVPDALLDPGIGFGKTLEHNLALLRALPDLTAGPHPVLVAASRKRLIDFIARVPDPADRDPGTLAVHLHAARHGAAVVRAHAAGAHVQALRVQSALGQAGVH from the coding sequence GTGACGCATACGCTGACCTTCCGCCGCCCGGTGCCCGGAGCGGAGCGCAGCGCGTCCGGCTGGCACCTGACGTGGCAGGGAACGGCCGTCATGGGGATTCTGAACGTCACGCCCGACAGCTTCAGTGACGGTGGACGGCACGCGCCGCTGCCCGCGGCCCTGGCCGCCGCGCGCAGCATGCTGGAAGCAGGCGTGCTGTTTCTGGATGTGGGCGGGGAAAGCACCCGTCCGGGTGCCGAGCCCGTCCCGGCCGCCGCGGAACTGGACCGCGTCCTGCCGCTGATCCGGGCGTTGGCAGACAGCGGGGTGGTGATCAGTGTCGACACCATGAAACCTGAAGTGGCCCACGAGGCCCTGAAGGCCGGCGCGCACCTGATCAATGACGTGACCGGCCTGCGCGACCCTGAGATGATTCGCGTGTGCATTCAGGCCGGCGCGCCCGCGTGCCTCATGCACATGCAGGGCGAGCCGCGCACCATGCAGCTGCACCCCCACTACGACGACGTGGTGAGCGAGGTTCACGGCTGGCTGCGTGCCCAGGCGCAGGCCGCGCTCGCCGCAGGCGTTCCGGACGCGCTGCTGGACCCCGGCATCGGGTTCGGGAAAACGCTGGAGCACAACCTCGCCCTGCTGCGCGCCCTGCCGGATCTGACAGCCGGCCCCCACCCGGTTCTGGTGGCCGCCAGCCGCAAACGCCTGATCGACTTTATCGCACGGGTCCCTGATCCGGCCGACCGGGACCCAGGGACGCTGGCCGTACACCTGCACGCGGCGCGGCACGGCGCCGCCGTCGTGCGCGCCCACGCTGCCGGTGCACACGTGCAGGCCCTGCGCGTGCAGAGCGCCCTGGGGCAGGCAGGCGTGCACTAG